In Tachysurus vachellii isolate PV-2020 chromosome 12, HZAU_Pvac_v1, whole genome shotgun sequence, the DNA window TGTGTTCAGCTTtaaatatggaaatatttttttaaaatgcactaTACATGATAGCATTATTGTTGTCAATATTCTGATTTCCAATTTGTCTTCTTTCACAGTCACTTCCTGTGTGCTGATATGTTTCTTTGTTGGATGACAGAGCGTTGGCTGCCATGGTGCCCAGAACCCTGCAGGAATGTTGTTTGCTCTTGCTAACAATACAAACACCCTGCCCCGCCCAAGTActgcaatcagccaatcagacttCATGGAaaactcctcctccttctcatgGGGTGAGGACAGCAGCTCATTGGTGCTCAGAACTCTCTGGGCAACGCCCACTGCACAGGTAACAGAGCATGCAGTGGTGCAGGAAGTAGGGCAGGATGTTGGTGGGCATGTCCTGAGCATGCCACTACAGGTGTTCTTCAGtgtggtgatggtgtgtgtgttgttgttggcACTGTGTGGAAACgcggtggtgtgtgtgatggtttaCCGCCGTGCCGCCATGCGCTCTGCCATCAACTGTCTGTTAGCCAACCTCGCCTTCGCCGACATGATGCTGGCAGTCACAGCCATGCCCTTTGACCTGGTTACCATGGTGACAACACAATGGCTGTTTAGTGCCACCTTCTGCCGGGCATCAGCCATGTTCTTGTGGCTGTGCATGTCAGTGGGTGTGGCCATGTTGTTAGCAATCAGCATGGATCGTTTCCTGATCATCGTGCGGAGACAGGATCGTCTCACCCCACACCGTGCCAAGATCCTCATTGCCACCTCTTGGATCCTCGCTTTTTTCCTGGCTTTCCCATTGTTACTAGGATACCCGTCGCTGCAGGTACCCCCTAGTGCACTCCACTGCGTACTCAGCTACTCCCCTGACAGCAGTTACCATGGATACATGGTAATCCTGGCTCTGTTAACCTTCTTCATGCCATTCGCTGTGATGTCATGTGCATTTGGTACAATTCTGAGCTCTATTAGGCACAATGCGCTTCGGATCCATTGCAACTCTGCCCTCTCCCTGTCTAAACCCCGCTCCCTCCACCTGAGTGTGGATGTGGGTTTTAAGACGCGAGCGTTCTTCACCATCCTGCTGTTGTTTATGTTAGCGTTTGCCTCATTGGCACCCCTGGTGGTGTTCAGCCTGTGTGCAGCGTTCAGCGATGCTGTGTATAGCGGGGCAGGGTTTTTTCAGGTGAGTGCCTGGCTGCTGATCCTCAGCTTCTTGCGCCCTGCTCTCAACCCACTCATCTATTACTGCCGCATCAGGAAATTTCGCCACGCCTTTTCCCGCTGGGTGCCTTCCCTCTGCAGGCTCTGCCCACCTCTGCTCAGCCATGCTCAGCGAAGGATCCAGCCCAGTGCTGTGTACTCATGCAGTGATCATCGCTCCAGCATTTAAtacactcatacatatacacagacacatacaataAACCTTTACTCTGATTTgattgtaaatttaaaaaaactgaGTGTTTGTCTGCATTTTTCCTGatcctctgctctgtgtgtgggtgtgatgaatgtgtgtgtgtgtgtgtgtgtgtgtgtgtgtgaaggggggTTCTGATTAGTGTGGTTTTGTTTATATTAGATTGTGTGTAATTTATGAAAGTATAAAATGATGTactgtttgcttattttttacCAGAAAAGATTACATATAGAAAttcagttttgtgtgtttgtgataacTTCACACAGTCTCTTCATCTGaatttatctcacacacacttcacacttttTTGTGTATGCTGCTAATTAAAGTGTAAATATTACCCACTGAAACTGAATGCAGGATAATTAAAATTCACAATGAAAGCAGCTGACCAATCGGTGTTGCAGAACTCTTTACCAGCTGCTTCTATAGGCTGCCGCAGACACCCACCTGctgaagaagaaggaaagatagaataaaaatatggtgtgtaattaatgtattttttaaaccttccATCTCCATTGTGACACACGGTGGATCCTCGAGAACATTTTATGTATTGACCCTTGATACAGGAAGTTTTCAGTATAATTTGAAAGTTCAGGTTTATATGACAGTAAATTaacctttttaaaaacagaagtgtATATAAACCATTTGAGTGTGAGGCACATGGTACAAATGGCCCTACACATAGTTACCATTATCACAGGCTCTGCATCATCCATGTGATATACAAACGTCCCTGTGGAAAATGAAACAAAGGGCAATGATTCAAAATGCTGGGTGTAAAGTGCTGAGCCACCATGTGTCATGCTGAAGGTGGAAGCTTTCAGATTTGTTGGTTTTTAGGTTTTATGTTTAACAGTTTAACAAAGTGACAGAATAATCCACcctttttgtatttctgtgttgtAGTCGTAATGAACACATGGAGAAATTCAGTGAGTCTCTTTTTAACACAGTGTTACTTAGCAACAGGAGCAGGaacaaaaggtgtgtgtgtgtgtgtgtgtgtgtgtgtgtgtgtgtgaaagacagagagtatgcgcgagagagagagagagcctctGCGTTTATCTCCTTTTATGTTTTATCAGTTTCTTACCACAGTTTCAGAGTTATTATAGTGCACTAAAATGTTGTAGTTCTGTTAGAGTGTGATGTTTACTGTGGATCCTTTATCAAGCCTGATGATGTCATAAGGGAATTCCTCTAATGAGCAGCCCTTCTTACTGAACTCTCAGCAGAGCTGATTAACacactgctaatgctaatgctaacatggCTGTGTTAATGAGGTCTGTGTACAGCAGACTGAAGGGTCAAGAGAGATAGTTACAAGCCTCCACtgcttgtcatttatttataacaatgtTTCAGAAAAGCTGAAACTATTACTTTTAGCATTATTAGCTTAGCTGCATAGTCATCTAACTGTACATAAATTTCCAAGTTCTTTCTTTCCTGCATTtctaaatgataaaatatatatctacTGGACCGGTTAGGGATAAAGGATTAGGGTAAAGGATTATACTATTTATACTCATAAATACTGTCAATTCGTTTtgttacatgtttatttaaaaatgattgtttaGTAATTTGTGGTGCAATTGTGTATAAGCTCCCAAAAGGCTCTTTAAACTCTATTACTGCAGTGTATCTAAAAGCTGCGCTCAGTCATATACATGTGGTCATTTTAACCTCGCTTTCAGAAAGAGCGGCTGTTTTAACCACAGTAACTACCACGGCTTTGAGACATTGATCAGCCATTGACATtgattagacagtaacttgtctttaaaatcatatcaccatattacaaacacagccttcttcaccttagaaatattgccaagctgagaaacatcctgtctgtatctgatgctgagaagctagttcatgctttcatgacctctagactggactattgtaatgcattactaggtggttgtcctgcatctttaataaataggctacagttagtccaaaatgcagctgccagagttctcactaggacaagaaagtatgaccatataaccccaattttatcatctctacactggctacctgttaagtttagaattgattacaaactgctgctacttacgtacaaggctcttaatggtttagctcccatgtatctaactagtcttctaacacgttacaatccttcacgctctctgagatcacaaaactcaggacttctggtagttcccagaatatctaagtctactaaaggtggtagagcgttttcttatttagctcccaaactctggaatagtcttcctgatagtgttcggggctcagacacactttcccagtttaaatgtagattaaaaactcatctctttagtcagacgtactcataatacatcccataatattgtgctctattacatcagacttgttactattataaacagcagctacgttaattcctctacactgcttctttctctctacccatcccgaggcatccagaaactgcaccagctcagatcgtcttccgtgcgatgaagatctcggacctccactgagatgagggcgactctgagaatcctgagacatctacagatctaccagctccagttagactctactatactaaagaggagatctgaactccatgtgatctcctcatcagtacaacatttatcagactgtatatttataatcacacccccagtgtcacccagatgaggatgaggttcccctttgagtctggttcctctcaaggtttcttcctttaccatctaagggagtttttcctccccacagtcacctgagtcacctcagacttgctcattggggataaatacatacacatttaaatatatataatattaatcttaaatttttgtattctattaatctttatattattctttataataaccttttgttctataagctgctttgagacaatgttgattgtaaaaagtgctatacaaataaatttgaattgaattaaattgaattgatcaGACATCAGTTTAGAGATATCAATACAAGGCTTCTCTTCagaagtctgtctgtctgtctgggaaTTTGGAGAATCAAGAGGGATTTCCACCACAAGTATCAGAAGAATTTG includes these proteins:
- the gpr63 gene encoding probable G-protein coupled receptor 63 — protein: MLFALANNTNTLPRPSTAISQSDFMENSSSFSWGEDSSSLVLRTLWATPTAQVTEHAVVQEVGQDVGGHVLSMPLQVFFSVVMVCVLLLALCGNAVVCVMVYRRAAMRSAINCLLANLAFADMMLAVTAMPFDLVTMVTTQWLFSATFCRASAMFLWLCMSVGVAMLLAISMDRFLIIVRRQDRLTPHRAKILIATSWILAFFLAFPLLLGYPSLQVPPSALHCVLSYSPDSSYHGYMVILALLTFFMPFAVMSCAFGTILSSIRHNALRIHCNSALSLSKPRSLHLSVDVGFKTRAFFTILLLFMLAFASLAPLVVFSLCAAFSDAVYSGAGFFQVSAWLLILSFLRPALNPLIYYCRIRKFRHAFSRWVPSLCRLCPPLLSHAQRRIQPSAVYSCSDHRSSI